A section of the Bombus huntii isolate Logan2020A chromosome 5, iyBomHunt1.1, whole genome shotgun sequence genome encodes:
- the LOC126865488 gene encoding set1/Ash2 histone methyltransferase complex subunit ASH2 isoform X3 gives MAYTVPLSGGFRGRNAKRKFPGEGTGTGPGKKGRGSDMTAPKLPAHGYPLEHPFNKDGYRYILAEPDPHAPFRQEFDESSDWAGKPIPGWLYRALSPSTVLLALHDRAPQLRISEDRLAVTGEKGYCMVRATHNVSRGTWYWEATIEEMPEGSATRLGWGQEYANLQAPLGYDKFGYSWRSRKGTRFHESKGKHYSNGYGEGDTLGFLVILPDTHDASHLPNTYKDRPLVKFKSHLYYEEKDQVPEALKALKPLEGSKIIFYKNGVNQGEAFIDVNKGAYYPTVSIHKSATVSVNFGPNFKCPPGDITFRGMHDRAEEAIAEQSMADILYFTENEGKLRLDTFAL, from the exons ATGGCATATACAGTACCACTTAGTGGAGGTTTTCGTGGTCGCAATGCAAAACGTAAGTTTCCTGGAGAAGGAACAGGTACAGGACCTGGCAAAAAAGGTAGAGGTTCTGATATGACAGCCCCTAAATTACCTGCTCATGGATATCCTCTTGAGCATCCTTTCAATAAGGATGGTTATCGATATATCCTCGCTGAACCTGACCCTCATGCTCCCTTCAGACAG GAATTTGATGAAAGTAGCGATTGGGCTGGAAAACCTATTCCTGGTTGGCTGTACAGAGCCTTGAGTCCAAGTACAGTTTTACTTGCTTTGCATGATCGAGCACCACAGCTTAGGATTTCAGAAGACAGGCTAGCAGTAACTGGAGAAAAAGGCTATTGCATGGTCAGAGCAACTCATA ATGTAAGTAGAGGTACATGGTACTGGGAAGCAACTATTGAAGAAATGCCAGAAGGATCAGCTACAAGGTTAGGGTGGGGTCAAGAATATGCTAATTTACAAGCTCCGCTTGGTTATGATAAATTTGGATATTCTTGGAGATCTAG AAAAGGTACACGATTTCATGAAAGTAAAGGTAAACATTACAGTAATGGTTATGGAGAAGGAGATACATTAGGATTTCTGGTAATTTTACCTGATACACACGATGCTTCACATTTACCAAACACCTACAAGGATCGG CCCttagtaaaatttaaaagtcATCTGTATTACGAAGAAAAAGATCAAGTACCTGAAGCACTTAAGGCTCTCAAACCATTAGAAGGaagcaaaattatattttacaaaaatggaGTAAATCAAGGTGAAGCATTCATCGATGTCAATAAAGGAGCTTACTATCCCACAGTTTCTATTCATAAAAGTGCTACGGTTTCTGTTAATTTTGGACCCAATTTTAAATGTCCTCCTGGAGATATTACGTTTAGAGGG ATGCATGATAGGGCAGAAGAAGCAATAGCAGAACAATCCATGGCTGATATACTTTATTTCACTGAAAATGAGGGAAAATTAAGACTGGATACTTTTGCTTTATGA
- the LOC126865499 gene encoding DNA-binding transcriptional regulator BolA has protein sequence MYNTTVILRRSYKNTFLVSKMCSAIQNNSVESSIKKKLIDSLNPSYIEIINESYMHNVPKGSETHFKIIAVSDKFKDVPLIKRHRMINKLLQSELEGSVHALSIIAKTPDQWKEKSTITPSPACRGGFGK, from the exons ATGTATAATACAACAGTAATATTACGAAGAA GCTACAAGAACACATTCTTAGTATCAAAAATGTGTAGTGcaatacaaaataattctgtagaatcttctataaaaaaaaaattgatagaTTCTTTAAATCCAtcttatattgaaattataaatgagTCGTATATGCACAATGTTCCTAAAGGATCTGAAACACActttaaaataattgctgTTTCTGACAAGTTCAAAGATGTACCATTAATTAAG cgCCACCGAATGATAAATAAGTTATTGCAATCAGAGTTAGAAGGTAGCGTGCATGCATTATCAATTATa GCCAAAACACCTGATCAATGGAAAGAGAAAAGTACTATAACTCCAAGTCCAGCTTGTAGAGGGGGTTTTGGAAAATGA